From a single Paenibacillus sp. FSL W8-0426 genomic region:
- a CDS encoding ABC transporter permease, which yields MNSLNIAWLMIRRTLGRKRGILSYLLLPCVVVTAAVALLGNDDNMREVIPYVNEDQGAAGAAMIQELSLKSEYVLQPMDSEAEVQEKIQSQKGSIGLVIPSRYTERLLAGEPNSVRLTELKVTEGSYAFKAAVEGLDEGFRQSAAAVRQAALNDANGAAGSSVTLSSSEMDGKFEQLLAETGKHRISGKTTELRIYPKPGLNNVTGFTIMFMMGLVSSAVTVIMEDRRQRTMARVYTAPVRAHEIAIGNFLGSMAIGLVQIVLVLAISRWVLHYDAGIPFGTHVLILGAFMLVAMGIASTVAGLVRKSQNVGMLNSLIITPTCMLGGCFWPLSIMPDYMQKIANVVPQKWTIQAVETISAGGTLSDIRMPLLILGIMALILLTVGSAILRPTQTGEDA from the coding sequence ATGAATAGTCTGAATATCGCCTGGTTAATGATTCGGCGCACGTTGGGACGCAAGAGAGGCATACTCTCGTATCTTCTGCTTCCTTGTGTCGTGGTAACGGCAGCCGTTGCCCTTTTGGGAAACGACGACAACATGCGGGAAGTGATTCCTTATGTCAACGAGGATCAAGGTGCTGCAGGCGCTGCGATGATTCAAGAGCTTTCGCTGAAGTCGGAGTATGTGCTCCAGCCGATGGACAGCGAGGCAGAGGTACAGGAAAAGATCCAGTCGCAGAAAGGAAGCATAGGGCTGGTTATTCCGTCCCGATACACCGAGCGTTTGCTGGCCGGGGAACCGAATTCGGTTCGGTTGACCGAACTGAAGGTCACGGAAGGTTCATACGCGTTCAAAGCGGCCGTCGAAGGATTGGATGAGGGATTCCGCCAGTCCGCTGCTGCGGTAAGGCAGGCTGCGTTAAACGATGCGAACGGAGCGGCCGGTTCGAGCGTAACTCTTTCTTCTTCCGAGATGGATGGGAAATTCGAACAGCTGCTTGCGGAAACGGGGAAACACCGCATTTCCGGGAAGACGACAGAACTTCGCATTTATCCAAAGCCGGGATTGAACAACGTCACGGGATTTACGATCATGTTCATGATGGGATTGGTCAGCAGTGCGGTGACCGTCATTATGGAGGACCGCAGGCAGCGGACGATGGCGCGTGTATACACGGCGCCGGTGCGCGCACACGAGATTGCCATCGGCAATTTTTTGGGCAGCATGGCGATCGGACTGGTACAGATCGTGCTCGTTCTCGCGATCAGCCGCTGGGTATTGCATTATGATGCGGGAATTCCGTTCGGCACCCATGTGCTTATTCTTGGGGCATTTATGCTGGTAGCCATGGGAATCGCCAGTACGGTTGCCGGATTGGTTCGCAAATCGCAAAACGTGGGCATGCTGAATTCCTTGATTATTACGCCGACATGCATGCTTGGCGGATGTTTCTGGCCGTTGTCCATCATGCCGGACTATATGCAGAAGATCGCGAATGTTGTGCCCCAGAAATGGACGATCCAGGCCGTGGAAACGATCTCGGCAGGGGGAACGTTGTCCGACATCCGAATGCCGCTGCTGATTTTGGGAATCATGGCCCTTATTTTGCTGACCGTCGGTTCTGCCATTCTCCGTCCCACCCAAACGGGGGAAGATGCATGA
- a CDS encoding ABC transporter permease, producing MIKVWHICIFELQRILRMRSVLINLFILPLLLIFILGAALSGTMGSEEVDHIDPVRVGLVLHEPDGTISQTLNAFVATPAVAGMVKPRSMATQEAAVRALRDGELDFAIVVPAGLEKLATQGEQATMTWIPGKDSVKNALGETVFSRFADELNRQAAVAKVLGPDAAAASVNRQQAGDYSGQTPSVEVSHPGNGGGTYSASQYYAASMLAMFMLYSGMTAINSISGEKSRNTLLRLQAAPLRSSEIFAGKIAGSSLLAFMQGMVIVLMTYWLYDVNWGMHPMLVVLVCLLITVASMVLGVILSALFKSAPAANAALQTVIIAMTFVSGGFTPIPVEFVQRISEFTVNHWALQSFLAMMLNAPIQEILHNITMLGTVCAVLLAAAVLIYGKAGGRHE from the coding sequence ATGATAAAAGTATGGCATATTTGCATCTTTGAACTGCAGCGCATTTTACGCATGCGCTCGGTGCTCATCAATCTGTTCATCTTGCCGTTGCTGCTGATTTTCATTCTGGGCGCGGCTCTCTCGGGTACGATGGGTTCGGAAGAAGTTGATCATATCGATCCGGTGCGCGTAGGCTTGGTCCTGCACGAACCGGACGGCACGATCAGCCAGACGCTGAATGCTTTTGTGGCCACTCCGGCAGTGGCTGGCATGGTCAAACCACGGTCCATGGCCACCCAAGAGGCAGCCGTTCGTGCACTTCGGGACGGGGAACTCGATTTTGCGATAGTCGTTCCTGCCGGTTTGGAAAAGCTCGCCACGCAGGGGGAACAGGCCACAATGACTTGGATTCCGGGAAAAGATAGCGTGAAGAACGCCCTGGGGGAAACCGTATTTTCCCGATTTGCGGACGAATTGAACCGGCAGGCGGCCGTCGCCAAAGTGCTTGGACCGGATGCGGCGGCTGCATCAGTCAACCGGCAGCAAGCCGGGGATTATTCGGGACAGACCCCCTCTGTAGAGGTCAGCCATCCGGGAAATGGCGGCGGCACATACAGCGCCTCCCAATATTATGCGGCATCCATGCTGGCGATGTTTATGCTGTATTCGGGCATGACGGCCATTAACAGCATTTCCGGAGAGAAGAGCCGGAACACCTTGCTTCGTTTGCAGGCAGCTCCCCTCCGCAGCTCTGAAATCTTTGCGGGCAAAATCGCCGGAAGCAGCCTGCTTGCGTTCATGCAGGGCATGGTCATCGTGCTGATGACGTATTGGCTGTATGACGTGAATTGGGGAATGCACCCTATGCTGGTCGTCCTCGTGTGTTTGCTGATTACGGTGGCATCGATGGTGCTCGGCGTCATTTTATCCGCATTGTTCAAAAGCGCCCCCGCAGCCAATGCCGCCCTGCAGACCGTCATTATTGCGATGACGTTTGTGAGCGGAGGATTTACCCCGATTCCCGTGGAGTTCGTACAGCGAATAAGCGAATTTACCGTCAATCATTGGGCCCTTCAAAGCTTTCTGGCCATGATGCTGAACGCTCCCATACAGGAAATCCTGCACAATATCACGATGCTTGGCACGGTGTGCGCGGTGCTGTTGGCAGCCGCAGTATTGATCTATGGAAAGGCGGGTGGCCGTCATGAATAG
- a CDS encoding ABC transporter ATP-binding protein — translation MGILEIENVVKRYGSKLSVDHLNLSIGKGEIFGLLGPNGAGKSTTISMIAGLLKIDQGDIRLDGISVKEKPLEVKRRLGLVPQDLALYESMSAAENVTFFARLYGLRGHLLKERVQESLEFVGLQDKAKDAPSTFSGGMKRRLNIACAIMHRPDVIIMDEPTVGIDPQSRNHILESVRTLNDMGSTVIYTSHYMEEVAAISDRVAIMDQGHVIACGTEAELRERVASEEKIVLATSGITDAAVEEIRLHPRVHAVECAGHELVITLPSAQQDLQDMLFICSKHDISIQSLKVEEPSLETLFLHLTGRTLRD, via the coding sequence ATGGGCATACTCGAAATCGAAAACGTAGTTAAACGGTATGGCAGCAAGCTGTCCGTAGACCATCTGAATCTGAGCATCGGAAAGGGCGAAATCTTCGGATTGCTCGGTCCGAACGGGGCAGGGAAAAGCACAACCATCAGCATGATTGCCGGGCTGCTCAAAATAGACCAGGGGGATATCCGGCTGGACGGCATATCTGTCAAAGAAAAGCCGCTAGAAGTCAAACGCAGACTTGGGCTCGTGCCGCAGGACCTGGCGTTGTACGAATCGATGAGCGCGGCTGAAAACGTCACTTTTTTTGCTCGCCTGTACGGCTTGCGGGGCCATCTGCTCAAGGAACGGGTGCAGGAGTCGCTGGAATTCGTCGGCCTGCAGGACAAAGCAAAAGATGCTCCGTCCACGTTTTCCGGTGGAATGAAGCGCAGGCTTAACATTGCTTGTGCCATTATGCACCGACCGGATGTCATTATTATGGACGAACCTACGGTAGGAATCGATCCGCAATCGCGGAACCACATACTGGAGTCGGTACGAACGTTGAACGATATGGGGTCGACCGTTATATATACCAGTCACTACATGGAGGAAGTGGCGGCGATCAGCGACAGGGTGGCCATTATGGACCAGGGGCATGTCATTGCGTGCGGGACCGAGGCTGAGCTGAGGGAACGGGTGGCTTCCGAGGAAAAAATCGTGCTGGCCACGTCCGGCATCACGGACGCTGCCGTGGAAGAGATCAGGCTTCATCCCCGCGTGCACGCGGTGGAATGCGCAGGCCATGAACTCGTCATCACGCTGCCTTCGGCACAGCAGGATTTGCAGGATATGCTGTTCATTTGCAGCAAACACGATATTTCCATTCAGTCGCTGAAGGTGGAAGAGCCGAGCTTAGAAACGCTGTTCCTCCATCTCACCGGACGCACGCTGCGGGACTAG
- a CDS encoding sensor histidine kinase, translating to MPIRALQYGLIMIPALLYMLKLPLHDEGAYTLNILIGLGIAVWRDFTDMRTWRPLLLFAEMLWTCWLIALYGPWMILISLSVLYVYMYTLEKNQRWLMLGLQLLATNAALYFHYAPGALSPWLHAIHTGTSDAFLDEAAGRIICNLMLLITATLSWQGSKTASSREQLEQVYDALRKKHYELQDARAQLLAFAKQLEDAAQAEERTRISRQLHDDIGHRLIRAKMMSEAAIVTLPAKPEQGLEMVKQIRDQLSATMDDMRSTLHKLRPATHLTEAYALDRLLEDVGRETGVKTVYRVTGEVVPLYPSLQIVLYKNAKEALTNALRHGKAGSIDIELHYSAHEICMVVSNDGHAGICPQSDNLQREDSSLEKAPPSPSGPNGKTTLASTGLGVEGMRVRTELVGGELEIQPAYPYTVITRLPIARKADMI from the coding sequence ATGCCGATACGTGCCCTGCAATACGGTTTGATCATGATCCCCGCGCTGCTGTACATGCTGAAGCTCCCCCTCCACGATGAAGGAGCCTATACGCTGAATATTCTTATCGGGCTTGGCATTGCGGTATGGAGAGATTTCACGGACATGCGTACCTGGAGACCTCTGCTTCTTTTCGCGGAAATGCTCTGGACCTGCTGGCTCATCGCCCTATACGGCCCCTGGATGATCCTTATTTCACTATCGGTGCTGTACGTATATATGTATACTCTGGAGAAAAACCAACGCTGGTTGATGCTGGGACTGCAACTTCTGGCCACCAATGCTGCCCTGTACTTTCACTACGCTCCCGGTGCGTTGTCGCCCTGGCTGCATGCCATCCACACCGGGACGAGCGATGCCTTTCTGGACGAAGCGGCGGGACGAATCATCTGCAACTTGATGCTGCTTATTACGGCAACCCTTTCCTGGCAAGGTTCAAAAACCGCGAGCAGCCGCGAACAGCTGGAACAGGTATATGACGCCCTCCGCAAAAAGCATTACGAACTGCAGGATGCGCGGGCACAACTGCTTGCGTTCGCAAAACAATTGGAGGATGCCGCCCAGGCAGAGGAACGGACCCGCATCTCCAGACAACTGCACGACGATATCGGCCATCGTCTGATTCGAGCCAAAATGATGTCCGAAGCAGCCATCGTCACGTTGCCGGCCAAGCCCGAGCAAGGTTTGGAGATGGTGAAACAGATCCGCGACCAGTTGTCTGCCACGATGGACGATATGCGTTCCACGCTTCATAAACTTCGTCCTGCCACCCATTTGACCGAGGCTTATGCACTGGATCGGCTGCTTGAAGATGTTGGGCGTGAAACCGGCGTGAAAACCGTTTACCGCGTCACGGGTGAAGTGGTGCCGCTCTATCCAAGCTTGCAGATCGTATTGTACAAAAACGCCAAAGAGGCCCTGACCAATGCGCTGAGGCATGGGAAGGCCGGCAGTATCGATATTGAACTGCACTATTCGGCGCATGAGATATGCATGGTTGTCAGCAATGACGGCCACGCAGGCATATGTCCGCAATCCGACAACCTGCAGCGCGAGGATTCATCGCTCGAAAAGGCGCCGCCATCCCCCTCCGGCCCGAATGGCAAAACAACGCTTGCCAGCACCGGACTTGGCGTAGAAGGGATGCGCGTTCGCACAGAGCTTGTAGGCGGCGAACTGGAAATCCAGCCGGCATATCCGTATACCGTAATCACCCGCCTGCCTATCGCCCGCAAAGCTGACATGATCTGA
- a CDS encoding response regulator transcription factor, with amino-acid sequence MQENTQNPPIRLILVDDDAFIRESLNVLIGLDPAINVIGTASNGKEAMALLQAGNEADVVLMDIRMPECDGVEGTRLIKQASPSVKVLMLTTFDDDEYIIKALQHGASGYLLKNVPPDRIIEGIKTVHRGDMLIHPDIARKLAGLLRPAASPPAHEKVESFGLTRMEQAVAEAISEGLSNKEIAAKLFLSEGTVKNYVTDILGKLNLRDRTQIAIFMLKT; translated from the coding sequence GTGCAAGAAAACACCCAGAACCCGCCCATCCGCCTTATCCTCGTTGATGACGATGCATTCATTCGCGAAAGCCTCAACGTATTGATCGGCCTGGACCCTGCCATTAACGTGATCGGAACCGCCTCCAATGGTAAGGAAGCCATGGCGCTGCTTCAAGCGGGAAACGAGGCTGACGTCGTGCTGATGGACATTCGAATGCCGGAATGTGACGGCGTTGAAGGTACGCGGCTAATCAAACAGGCCTCCCCCTCAGTGAAAGTATTGATGCTAACCACATTCGACGATGACGAATACATCATCAAAGCATTGCAGCATGGGGCCAGCGGATATTTGCTCAAAAACGTGCCGCCTGACCGTATTATCGAAGGCATCAAAACCGTGCATCGCGGTGACATGCTCATTCACCCGGATATCGCCCGCAAACTGGCGGGACTCCTGCGTCCAGCGGCTTCCCCTCCGGCGCATGAGAAGGTCGAATCCTTCGGTCTCACGCGTATGGAACAGGCCGTGGCGGAAGCCATTTCCGAGGGACTTTCCAACAAGGAGATCGCGGCCAAGCTGTTCCTGAGCGAGGGTACGGTCAAAAATTACGTTACCGACATTCTCGGCAAGTTGAACTTGCGAGACCGTACGCAAATCGCCATCTTTATGCTCAAAACATGA
- a CDS encoding PDZ domain-containing protein — MEWAWPWLAAIGEAMLQMIVQPFYYIGIILVALMYQRQLLQERKLFHVRLQSSMIQTIRSVLGGFMIGIIVSLLSLFIGSHFTWGSLVWLWGAALFLALFRVRYLCIAYAAGLLGVLQFGLNLAPGWQPSGWLGSAMDTLRALDMPALLVLAALLHLGEAMLVRMQGVALSSPLLFEGKRGKLVGGYQLHHLWPIPLLILVPVGGSGAELAWSPLLHGGGGYALMALPVLIGFSEVTQSMLPEQKARLSSKRLMYYGAGLLVLAVLAAWWSPLVLVAALAAFAGHEFLVWYSGYEENMSSPAFVHPEHGLKVLGVIPDSPAEELGIEVGETVYKANGVLVHSPEELHRSLRMNPAFCKLEVRNRQGESKFLQRAIYEGEHHQLGVIFAPNNEETWAIRMRPANLVHLATLKLFARRKDLREARAPLALEAPPAVPAGEQKSAEM, encoded by the coding sequence ATGGAATGGGCTTGGCCATGGCTGGCTGCGATCGGAGAAGCAATGCTGCAAATGATCGTTCAGCCGTTTTATTACATAGGAATCATTTTGGTTGCGCTCATGTATCAACGCCAATTGCTGCAGGAACGCAAATTGTTTCACGTCCGCTTGCAAAGTTCAATGATCCAGACGATCCGATCCGTATTGGGTGGATTCATGATTGGTATCATCGTGTCCTTATTGTCTTTGTTCATCGGTTCGCATTTCACATGGGGCAGTCTCGTTTGGCTCTGGGGGGCAGCGTTATTTCTGGCGTTGTTCCGGGTACGGTATTTGTGCATCGCGTACGCGGCAGGTTTGCTGGGCGTGCTGCAATTCGGGTTGAATCTGGCGCCGGGCTGGCAGCCTTCAGGCTGGCTGGGCAGTGCCATGGATACGCTGCGGGCATTGGACATGCCTGCCCTGCTGGTGCTTGCCGCCCTGCTGCATTTGGGCGAGGCGATGCTCGTGCGCATGCAAGGCGTGGCGTTGTCTTCCCCGCTGCTGTTCGAAGGCAAACGAGGGAAATTGGTGGGAGGTTATCAGCTTCACCATCTGTGGCCGATCCCCCTTCTTATTTTGGTTCCGGTTGGGGGAAGCGGCGCTGAGCTTGCATGGTCGCCATTGCTGCACGGGGGAGGCGGTTATGCGCTGATGGCGCTGCCGGTGCTGATCGGCTTTAGCGAAGTCACGCAGAGCATGCTCCCTGAACAGAAGGCCCGGCTTTCTTCCAAACGTTTGATGTATTACGGGGCAGGATTGCTGGTTCTGGCTGTCCTGGCGGCATGGTGGTCGCCGCTTGTCTTGGTAGCCGCCCTTGCGGCCTTTGCTGGGCATGAATTTCTGGTCTGGTACAGCGGGTATGAGGAAAACATGAGCAGTCCTGCATTCGTTCATCCCGAACACGGTTTGAAGGTGCTGGGCGTCATTCCGGACAGCCCTGCAGAAGAGCTGGGTATTGAAGTCGGCGAGACGGTTTACAAGGCCAATGGCGTTTTGGTGCATTCCCCGGAGGAGCTGCATCGCTCGCTGCGCATGAACCCGGCTTTTTGCAAACTGGAGGTACGTAATCGGCAGGGAGAGAGCAAGTTTCTGCAGCGGGCCATTTATGAAGGGGAGCATCATCAGCTCGGCGTGATCTTCGCACCCAACAATGAAGAGACGTGGGCCATTCGAATGCGTCCGGCCAATCTCGTTCATTTGGCGACCCTTAAGCTGTTTGCCCGGCGGAAGGACCTGCGCGAGGCCCGTGCGCCGCTGGCGCTTGAGGCACCGCCTGCAGTCCCTGCAGGGGAGCAAAAGTCGGCCGAAATGTGA